The genomic segment CGATAGAGCTTGCGAAAGCGGGTTCATCGATACCTCTGACAGAAAGCGCCGCCGTCCGACAGCGACGCTCAACATTGCGGCATAGCAGCAATTTGCTCCGTGCGCTTTCGCACAAACGCGCGACGGCTCGGCGCGGCTGCGCCATGCTGCGCTTCCGTCGATTGACGCGCGGCTGCCGGACTGTACAGACGCTCACGTTCGCATCTCAGCGCCCTGCTCCCATCCTGCCATGCAAATCACCCCACGCCGCCGCGTCCCCCTCCCCGCCGCGCCTCTCGGTCCCCGACATCTGATAATTTGTGTCCCGACCGATTGGAATTGGCGCTCCCCGCCCCAATAATGTCCGTATCGGGCGAATGATCCGCACGGCGCGCAGCGCGCGTGCGCCACCCCGCCGATTACCCGTTCACCCGCGTCAGACAGGAAGCCTTATGTCCACTACCCCCTCGAATCACGACAATCCGCTCCTCGATTTCTCCGACCTGCCGCGCTTTGGCGAAATTCGCCCTGAACACGTCACCCCCGCCCTCGATGTCCTGCTCGCCGACGCAGCCGCCGCTGTCGAACGCGCGGCGTTGCCGATCACTCCCGCGTCATGGGCCGACGTGGTCGAGCCGGTCGAGCGCGCCACCGAACCGCTGTCGCGAGCATGGAGCGTGATCGGTCATCTGAACGCCGTGGCCGATACGCCCGAACTGCGTGCCGTCTATGGCGAAAACCTGCCGCGCGTCACCGAGTTCTGGTCGAGCGTCGGACAAAATCTCGCGCTGTACGAAAAGTACAAGGCACTTAACGCGAGCAGCGATTTCGCATCGCTGACCGGCGAGCGCAAGAAAATCCTCGGCAATGCGTTGCGAGATTTCCGCCTGTCCGGCGCGGAATTGCCCGAAGACAAAAAGCCGCGTTTCGCTGAATTGCAGGAACAGCAGGCCGCGTTGTCGAAGGCGTTTTCCGACCATGTGCTCGATGCGACCAACGCGTATGCGTACGTCGTCGAAGCCGGCAGCGAAGCGCAACTCGCGGGGCTGCCCGAAGACGTGATCGAAGCCGCGAAAGAGGCCGCCGAACGCGAAGGCAAGACCGGCTACAAATTCACGCTGCACTTCCCGTCGTATTTCCCGGTGATGCAGTATTCGGAAAATCGTCAGATGCGCGAAGCGATGTATCGCGCGTACGTGACGCGTGCTTCCGAACTGGGGACGCAATACGGCAACGGCAAAGCCGAATGGGACAACACGTCGGTACTCGCCGACCAGTTGAAGCTGCGCGCCGAAGAAGCGCGCATGCTGGGCTACAACAACTTCGCCGAAGTGTCGCTCGCGCCGAAAATGGCCGAGTCGCCAGCGCAGGTCATGGCGTTCCTCGAAGACCTCGCCACCCGCGCGCGGCCGCACGCCGAGCAGGACTGGAAGGAGTTGCGCGAGTTCGCCGCGAACGAACTCGGCATGACCGACCTGCAACCGTGGGATACGACGTTTGCCGCCGAGCGCCTGCGTCAGAATCGCTATTCGTTCTCCGAGAACGAAGTCAAACAGTATTTCCCTGAAGACACCGTATTCCAGGGCCTTTTCAAGGTGACCGAGACGCTGTTCGGCGTGCGCATCCGTCGCGACGACGCGGCTGTGTGGCATCCCGATGTGCGCTTCTTCCGCGTCGAGAACCAGGACGGCGGTCTCGTCGCCCAGTTCTACCTCGACCTGTACGCACGCGAAGGCAAACGCGGCGGCGCCTGGATGGACGACGCGCGCGGCCGTCACAAGCACACGCACGGCAGCGTGCAAACGCCGGTCGCGTATCTGACCTGCAACTTCTCGGCACCGGTCGGCGGCAAGCCAGCCTGTTTCACCCACGACGAAGTCATCACGCTGTTCCACGAATTCGGCCACGGGCTGCATCACATGCTCACGCGTGTCGATGAACTCGGCGTGTCGGGCATCAACGGCGTCGAGTGGGACGCGGTCGAACTGCCGTCGCAATTCATGGAGAACTTCTGCTGGGAGTGGGACGTGCTGTCCGACATGACTTCGCACGTCGAAACCGCGAAGCCGCTGCCGCGCGACCTGTTCGACAAGATGCTGGCCGCGAAGAATTTCCAGAGCGGTTTGGGCACGCTGCGTCAGATCGTGTTCTCGATGTTCGACATGCAGTTGCACACCGGCTTCGATGCAAGCGGCACGAAGAGCGCGACCGAACTCGCGAACGAGATCAACGAGCGCTTCCACGTCGTGCCGCAGGCCCCGTTCTCGCGCTGGCCGAACACGTTCAGCCACATCTTCGCGGGCGGCTATGCGGCGGGTTACTACAGCTACAAGTGGGCCGAAGTGCTGTCCGCCGACGCGTACGCGGCATTCGAAGAAGCCGCGCAGGCGGCGAGCGGCAGCGTGCTCGATCAGGCGACCGGCATGCGTTATCGCAAGGAGATTCTGGAAGTGGGCGGCAGCCGCCCGGCAATGGAATCGTTCAAGGCATTCCGCGGACGCGAGCCGAATATCGACGCCCTGCTGCGCCACAACGGCATGACGCCGGGCGCGGCGCATTGAGCGGTCGATGAAAATGTTCGCGCGTTGATTTTCGCGCGCGCTTAACAAAAAGCCGGTGCCTGTTCGTTCAGGTCACCGGCTTTTTTATGTCACTCACGCACACGCGCCGTCGCGGCAGACACGCTTTAGCTCAGCCGCGATGCAGCTTGAAATCCACCTGCTGCGGCCGACCTTCGAGCGACAACGCCGCCCGCGCCGCCGGCGCGCGACTCACCACTTTCCCGCGACTCACCACGGCTAACCGCGCGGCGCGCAAACGGATCGCCTCGACCGGATCGCGTGCGTCGAGCAGCACGAGATTCGCCGCGCAACCCGGCGCGATGCCGTAGCCTTCGAGGCCGAGAATGCGCGCGGCATTCACCGTCACCGCATCGAAACAAGCGTGCATCGCATCGACGCCCGTCATTTGCGCGACGTGCAAACCCATGTGCGCGACTTCGAGCATATCGCCCGAACCGAGGCTGTACCACGGGTCCATCACGCAGTCGTGGCCGAACGCGACGTTGATACCGGCCGCCATCATCTCCGGCACGCGGGTCATGCCGCGCCGTTTCGGATAGGTGTCGCTGCGGCCCTGCAACGTGATGTTGATCAACGGATTCGCAATCGCCGATACGCCGGCCTCGCGGATCAGCGGCAATAGCTTGCTGACGTAGTAGTTGTCCATCGAATGCATCGACGTCAGATGCGAACCCGTCACGCGGCCATGCAAGCCGAGCCTGTGTGTTTCGGCGGCGAGCGTTTCGATGTGCCGCGACATCGGATCGTCCGATTCATCGCAATGCATGTCGACGCGCAAGCCCTGCTCCGCCGCGTACTCGCACAGCATGCGCACGGATTGCGCGCCATCGGCCATCGTGCGCTCGAAATGCGGAATGCCGCCGACCACGTCGACGCCCATTCCGATCGCCCGCTTCAGATTCTCGAAAGCGCCTGGGCTGCGCAGCACGCCGTCTTGCGGAAACGCCACCAGTTGCAGATCGAGATACGGCGCGACGCGGCGCTTCACTTCGACCAGCGCCTCGACGGCAAGCAGGCGCGGATCGCACACATCGACGTGGCTGCGAATCGCCAGCAAGCCGCGCGCGACCGCCCAATCGCAATACTGCAACGCACGATCGATCAACGCCTGCTGCGTCAATTCAGGTTTCAGTTCGCCCCATAGCGCGATGCCCTCGAGCAGCGTGCCCGATGCGTTCACGCGCGGCAAACCGTACGACAGAGTGGCATCCATGTGGAAGTGCGGATCAACGAACGGCGGCGTGACGAGCGAACCGGCGGCGTCGATTTCTTCGCGTGCGGTCGCGGCCAGATTCGGCTCGACGGCCACGATGCGCCCCGCATCGATGCCGATATCGACGTGTTGCCCGGCATGTCGGGACTGCGCCTGTTGCACCTGTAGTGGCGAGACGCCAGGCGGCAGCACTGCGCGGCGGATGATCAGATCCATATGTCGCTCCCTGTTGATCGCTTGCGGGTCGCTTGTGGGTTACTTGCGGGGTGCCTGATTTGCGCTTGGGCCGCGCCCGCCTGAGTACGATTCTATCGATGCCAGAAAGTCGGCGCCCGCGTTTTCTCGACGTGCCGTACCGGCAAGCGGCACCTAATCCGTACCGGCTGCGCGTAGTGCTGCGCGCCTATACTCGACCTTCGGCGAGTCATTGGCAAACGGAGACAGTATGAAGACGATCGGCGTGATAGGCGGCATGAGCTGGGAGTCGTCCACCGAGTATTACCGGTTACTCAATCGCCATGCGAAGGCGCGCCTCGGCGGCCACCATAACGCACGTAGCCTGATGCTCACGGTCGACTTCGCGTCGATCGAAGCCAGTCAGCGAGCCGGCGACTGGACCACGCTCGGCCAGCAGATGGCCGATGCCGCGCGTCAACTCGAACGCGGCGGCGCCGATCTGGTGATGCTCGCGACCAACACGATGCATCGCGTGTATGAGTCGATCGAGCAGGCAATCGACGTGCCGTTTCTACATATCGCCGATCCGACGGGTGAAGCACTGCGCGCTGCGGGAATCGAGCGCGTCGGCCTGCTCGGCACGCGCTATACGATGGAGCAGACGTTCTACACCGGCCGCCTGCGCGAGCGCTACGGTCTGGACACGGTGATTCCCGACGAGGCCGAACGCGCGGACGTGCATCGCATCATTTACGACGAGTTGTGTCACGGCAAGGCGCTCGATGCGTCGCGCGCGGTGTATCGAAGCGTGATCGAATCGCTGGCCGCGCGTGGCGCGCAGGCGGTGATTCTCGGTTGCACGGAAATTACGTTGCTGATCGCGCAGGAAGATTCGGCGCTGCCGGTGTTCGACACGACTGCATTGCATGCGCAAGCGGCAGTGGAATGGGCGATTGAATCGGAATGAGGTTGAAGCGTGCCGAGGTGTGTGATGCACGCTCTGCCTGACATTCGAAATGTCGCGCTTGGTACGCGATAAAGACACGACAAGCACGCGCTAAAAATCGAAAAGCCCGCATGGCTTGCGCTATGCGGGCTTTCAACAATACTTGGTTGCGGGGGTAGGATTTGAACCTACGACCTTCGGGTTATGAGCCCGACGAGCTGCCAGACTGCTCCACCCCGCGTCAGAGAAAAAGAGTATAGCCTGCTGTCATCCAAACGTCAAACACTTGCGCGAATTATTTCTCGAATACGCTGGACGTGCACGTGAATCGGTATCAAAGATCCTGCACAGTCGCGCCTTCCACCTTGCCGTCGATGATGTCCGCGCCGTACTGGCTTGCACTACGTTTTGCGACGCCAAAATCGGAAATGGTGGCTGGCAGCACGAGACGGAATACGCGGCTCGCCTTCGATCCGCTGATCGCGCCAGGCCGGCACACTCGCACCGCGACGTCGTAACCTTCGGAATGACGCTTATGGCCGTCGAATTTGTCGAAGGCACGCGAAAACACCAGCGGGTGCACTTCGAAGTCCTTATAGAGCGCGGGATAAAGTTCGGCCATGATGACTCTCCAACTCGCGAGAGCGAGTGACTGTGTGGACCCACTATACGCT from the Paraburkholderia fungorum genome contains:
- a CDS encoding M3 family metallopeptidase, which gives rise to MSTTPSNHDNPLLDFSDLPRFGEIRPEHVTPALDVLLADAAAAVERAALPITPASWADVVEPVERATEPLSRAWSVIGHLNAVADTPELRAVYGENLPRVTEFWSSVGQNLALYEKYKALNASSDFASLTGERKKILGNALRDFRLSGAELPEDKKPRFAELQEQQAALSKAFSDHVLDATNAYAYVVEAGSEAQLAGLPEDVIEAAKEAAEREGKTGYKFTLHFPSYFPVMQYSENRQMREAMYRAYVTRASELGTQYGNGKAEWDNTSVLADQLKLRAEEARMLGYNNFAEVSLAPKMAESPAQVMAFLEDLATRARPHAEQDWKELREFAANELGMTDLQPWDTTFAAERLRQNRYSFSENEVKQYFPEDTVFQGLFKVTETLFGVRIRRDDAAVWHPDVRFFRVENQDGGLVAQFYLDLYAREGKRGGAWMDDARGRHKHTHGSVQTPVAYLTCNFSAPVGGKPACFTHDEVITLFHEFGHGLHHMLTRVDELGVSGINGVEWDAVELPSQFMENFCWEWDVLSDMTSHVETAKPLPRDLFDKMLAAKNFQSGLGTLRQIVFSMFDMQLHTGFDASGTKSATELANEINERFHVVPQAPFSRWPNTFSHIFAGGYAAGYYSYKWAEVLSADAYAAFEEAAQAASGSVLDQATGMRYRKEILEVGGSRPAMESFKAFRGREPNIDALLRHNGMTPGAAH
- a CDS encoding amidohydrolase family protein: MDLIIRRAVLPPGVSPLQVQQAQSRHAGQHVDIGIDAGRIVAVEPNLAATAREEIDAAGSLVTPPFVDPHFHMDATLSYGLPRVNASGTLLEGIALWGELKPELTQQALIDRALQYCDWAVARGLLAIRSHVDVCDPRLLAVEALVEVKRRVAPYLDLQLVAFPQDGVLRSPGAFENLKRAIGMGVDVVGGIPHFERTMADGAQSVRMLCEYAAEQGLRVDMHCDESDDPMSRHIETLAAETHRLGLHGRVTGSHLTSMHSMDNYYVSKLLPLIREAGVSAIANPLINITLQGRSDTYPKRRGMTRVPEMMAAGINVAFGHDCVMDPWYSLGSGDMLEVAHMGLHVAQMTGVDAMHACFDAVTVNAARILGLEGYGIAPGCAANLVLLDARDPVEAIRLRAARLAVVSRGKVVSRAPAARAALSLEGRPQQVDFKLHRG
- a CDS encoding aspartate/glutamate racemase family protein, encoding MKTIGVIGGMSWESSTEYYRLLNRHAKARLGGHHNARSLMLTVDFASIEASQRAGDWTTLGQQMADAARQLERGGADLVMLATNTMHRVYESIEQAIDVPFLHIADPTGEALRAAGIERVGLLGTRYTMEQTFYTGRLRERYGLDTVIPDEAERADVHRIIYDELCHGKALDASRAVYRSVIESLAARGAQAVILGCTEITLLIAQEDSALPVFDTTALHAQAAVEWAIESE